The genomic interval ATAGTAACTAACTGTACGATatcaaatttccataaaatgaTTGATTATTCTTCTTAATTTTTCCGTCATTTTTTTTGCACCAAGGCTGATTGATTTGTTGTGATAATATCTTGCTAATTTTGACGAATGTCGTGACtaagttttttttctttccgGTGGATCTCAAACATCCTAAATCTCGAATGTAATGTCTTCAAATAAACgaataaaatagataaatgaaattaaaacaatgaGCTGTTCAGTAAATTTAGTAGCTGAAATACAGTCTGGGGTAAAATTGCACCgtatatttacaacaaaattgTTTCAGAGAGCCTTTCAGTCTGTCCCCTATACATGAGATGAGTTGTTGCGTTTAGAGAGAAGGCACATAATGTGAAGTCTTGCTtgtgaaaatacattttaaaagttGTTGGCGTAGACTCTGTACTCAATCGTAGTAACCTGAGGAAGTTTGGTACCAAACTGTGAACTTAACGCTGGTATACTGTGATGGATGGATCGTCACTGTCGGAAAAAAACATGTCGTCGGAGTTCACTGACATATAAAAATAAACTCTTTGGTACAAAACGATCAACAAGAAGTATCCAAGTCGGCAAAATACGTAAATTTATCCACAAATGTTCGTCAGTTATTTACACCGAAGGTGGCGTCAGTGGACTCCAACCGTTTGGTTTAGTCGCAGATGTGTGGTGATGCGATGAAGCGGCGAACGCATCAGTGATTGAAATATCGGCACTAGTGTTATCATACACAGGTGAATGTCCAGAGTGGAGACTACTTGTCGCGGTTACAGATGTAGGAATTGCTGCGTATGAAGCACGGATAATACCAGTTGGTATGGCTGTGTTTGCAGTTGTTCCCGTCAACGTGTTACTGACTGGCCACATGGCTGGGTACTGTGGTGCTGAGGCGTGTGACGTGACTGGTAATCCGGACCAATTGTCATGTGTTGGAACCATCGACTCGGGAGGGTAGCCGTTGGCTAAAATAGACAGAAAAATGTATACTTATCAGTAAACttgtcatcaaaataaaatatccaTAATGAAATGGATATccgtaataaaataaaatatccgTAATGAAATACATATCGACTAAACTCAGTATACCCTGTTAAAATCCCTGACCATATTCAATAATCGTTGCCTctagtttctttttttttcgaAACCATCAATTTTAACACAAAAACAGTCCAAATCTGCAAATATTCTCAAACATTACCAATTTTAACTTAAAAGCACTATACGCTATCGATTATTTGATACTGTGAAGGCGCTAGTTAAATAAATCGGCCAAAGTTGCTCTGACTACACTCGATTGCATCCACGTGCATAAAATTGAGCGCAAAATTTACATCAACTCGCTTAAGAATATTGATGACCAGTCACAATTCCTACAtctgtacagttttttttataaatgttgggttttatattttgataccATCAAAGAAAGTAATTACGAAGTTTCATGGCACACCAAACACATGACAGAAAACTAAGCAATCGACGGTTTCACAAAGTTGGAGAGTCTCGAAATCTTTCGCAAAATCCAAGATACTTCTTCAACGCTAAAATTATTCCCTGGTAAACGATGTTTATTATAATATGTGTGTAATTATTCCACGTGGTTTAAAATCATAGGTTGTACGTTTTAGATATGTTTGATACGGGATGAGTTTTAGGGATAAAAATGTTCGTGATTTACCATAAAATCGACGTAGTTGTTAAAGTTGTTTGGGTACTTGGTCTGAAAATTGCCATCGCATTCAAACTGTTTGATAGTGTTCAAAACAACAACgtttattaaattaaattaaacatcaagaatttcttttatttcggagttttgtgtttttgaaattattcGTAGAACACAATTTAAAAGTTTACGTGTTCGCCATTTACAGAGCTgtagtaaaaaaaaagtcacaagTAACTACAGAAAAGCAAATACCAGAATCACATTCTGCCATCGGGGGACAACGTCAGAAACATTGCATTTAACACTAAAAAATTGGCACAATACGTGTCATATTTCTCGGTCGATCGCTGAAGGAGGGGTCATACTCggttatttcaaaataattacacCTTTTCCTAGAAACATGACGAAAACTCCCGATGAGTCAACATCATGGTTCAAACGACACACACTGTGGGTGTGTACAACATATACAGACAGtcataaaatattgaagaaCGCACCTACGTACGCTAATAAAAAATATGGGATGTGTCCACTCCATGACTTAATTATACGCTATCGTTGAGTTATCGGTAATGGAAATCTATTTAATGTAATCAACAAGTCTGCACTTGACCGTCATTGTAACACCCAAATTACAAGTACAGGAAGGGGAAGGGTGAGTAGCCCCTAGCTGATGACGTAGACAAGATTAACAACGAAAAGTGTGGCGTAGGCGATGAGTTTAATTAAAAAGAGCTGGTATACTATTGTCTTAGCGATGACAATCGAAACTTGAAGGAAACATAGACAAGGGAAACGCTATCTTCCTAATCTGGGAAGGAAATTACAGAACTGAAGATTGGTATATGAATCACTATAATCCCGCCATTTCACGGAAAAGGGTCCCAGGACATAGTTTTGATTTATTGGCAACAAATTTGCCTGTTTGATTTATGCTGGTATTATTTGGAGTATACTGAATAACACAGTATTGGATTTTAGAATAACATGACAAATGAATAGAGGGAGAAGAGTATTAAAAAATAAACTCACCAGTTTGAGGATGTTTTTGATATGGTGATGGGTATGGAGCGGCCCTGTGGCTTCGTAGTCCGTTGTATCTGTCACATCCCGGTGCTCCGTGTAGACCTAGTGCGCTGAATTGTCTTGGATCGGGAGCTGGGCAGAGTGGGCTAGCACCAGGTAGAAACCATCCACCaactgtaaatgaaatgaacaacgGAAATGTATCAACGAAACgaacatattatgtgtataatACTACAAGTTAAATGAACAACGAATGAACATACAGGCATGGTAAAATGAACAACACTGTCAACAGTTTATTAAACTAATGGAATACAAGTGAAACGGACGATGATCTTTCAACGAAAAGAACGTACCGTGTATATAAAACTACAAGGTGTGAaatgaacaacaacaatatattatCGAAAGGTGTGTATGCACTGGTAAAACTATCAAATTTATTGACTACCTGTGGACATCCCAACCATAGCATGGACATTACATGTTTCATATATCAAGGGACGCTAAGAAAATTGGCACGGTTCCTTTCACGGTTAATAAAACACACATGTGGGCGATCTACTGGTAACTGTGTAAATTAGCTCAGAAAACTAACACATCTACGATGTCACACAACATTAAGGTGCTAACGTGGAGTGACAATCTGTAAATTGGTCGACTGAACATTTTTTCTCACACATGGGATCACTATCGCATCTATTCAAAACACCAACGTGGTTTCAAACTGTGGTTTCCTATTACTAGAAAAAAATGTCTGACTAATATGAAATCGACAACTGATCAAAATGAAATCGACATTTACTACACTTACGTTGTGAACACTGTTGTTGCATTTCATGAGCATGTGCCTCAGCTATAATATCCTTTCCATCGTATCTGcaacaaagtaaaacatacataattatacaaatttgtaaaaacCAAATATACGCACACACTCTAAATTATCTTATGAAATCGAGTACAAGTCTAatatttgtatacacatactTATGACGAAGGTGGATTAAAACACAGCAAAGGAAAGCCGACGACTAAGAAGGAGCGGTTTCGGTCTAAGTGGGCAAAGTCAGGATAAATAGTGAATTACTTAAATTCTGTGTTTAGATTAGTAATTTGGTGGCCAATTTAGTGTGCGGTCATCATACAAAACCGTCATACGTATGAAAGTGTAGCAAATACTATTTCCAAACACAGCTGTGAAAGTGACTTTTTGTGTCGTTCATAGTCTAATACAAAGATAGCCATGATTTCAATGGGGAAAGGAGACTTTACATCGACACGTCTACAAACAACAAGCTATGGTAGTCGATAGACAACCCATCCATAGGTAATTCACAGCTTTAACACCTAAATACAATAACAGGTGAGATCGCGAATAGGGTTACCGACGTTTCACGGTAAATCAACAAGTGGCCCATTCACACTTACCTTTCTTTTGCATCCAAAAATGCTTTAGCGAACGGGttgtgtttgattttcaatgcTGTAATCTATGgaggaaaaaagaaaagaaaatgttactactgtacacacacacacctacgtTATTGCTGGCAATACAGTAACTACCCCTATATGCATGCGATGTACGATTACGTATCTATGGACGGGTTAGTCGGCAAGTTCAAtcgacattttttgatatgcgAAAACAGATTCTTTTGTTGAACCTATACATTTACACAACTGACTGTAAATAGTAAATGGATTTTATTACACGATACGCCGATGAAAAACATAGATAGTAACGTCAGCTCCTGGACAAACAATATCTTTTATGTATGTAGTCACCGAAGACACAATCTCAAACGTTTAAAAAAGGGGTTTCTATATTCTTTCTCACCTCCTCATTTTGGTAGGCAGTCACGGCGATGAAACGAGTCTCCCTGAACGTGTGAGTTTTGATCATTCGTTGCTTATCACTGCCGCCTACTTTAATGATATGTACCCTGGgttcatatttatgtaaagaGTGAAGCATGATCTGTAAAAGAAAAGACAGAATTTTTAGTATCAAGTCTGAACACATCTTGAATTGAAAACAAGCATTGTCGGTGAAAGCAATAGTGGTGtctttttaatgaaattatacAGCATTGTGAATAAACGCACATAATTACAATGTACCGAAATTAACTTATACAACATTTCTAACAGTGGGTTTTGCTCTGGCGAAATGGAACGGGAACTGAGTTATGTTACGTCTTCTGGTggcaacaaatttcaaaatatgaattttgtgGCAGGGCGGTATGGTAAATTAcgatatgtgtgtgtatggacCCACACTGATTTGGCCCGTTTTCTCTGAAGGCAATATTTTGCAGTGTATTCTCATATTCCATGATCCATACACATAGTGTAATTCGCAACTCGAACTATTTACGTATTAATATGTTTAAGTTGCACACAAGTATTTGTTTCTGAACAAGCCAATTGAAACGATTTACACGTCGATAGAGATGAGAGGCTTTTTGATAAACACTTCAACTGAGAGTAGTACTTGACGATTCACGGGGCGACAAAATGTCCCTCTTGAGTAAATTACACACGCGTCAGGAATTATCGATACTATTTCCTGGCCACATGGACATTTTTGATCGATCAATGGGTGGAAATGTGATCCCAGGCAATTCGATCCCTGTATGTGGTATACATGAATAGGGATACATACGGTATTGCAACTCACTGTCCCCACAAAAACCAActgcaaatgtacatgtttcTCGACTTGAGATAGGTAAATTTGACAAACTTTAAGAGAGttagttttttaaatatgtgTTTTAGAAATTTCGAATAAGTGCCAACCTATTGCAATGACCGTAGCTGGAGGGGCGTGGACGATTTTCCGTGTTCTAGTTCATGTTGTATTATCACACATTAAAGCCATACTTACATGTCCACCACCATTTAGTTTATTTGTTAACTTGACTTTAGTAAATGATATGGACTGTTTCATCCAATGCGCTCCAAAGTTTGGCGAATCTGGGTGAATGTAGACGGAGCTCGGTGCTGCGGCTTCGGGTTTACCGCCGGGAACCCATTCTCCGTTGACGTACTTCCAGCGATGGTTATCGGACGCCACAAAGTCCAGAAGGATGGAATACATGGCGTTTGGATCCAGACCAGAGACGGATACTCGTAGAACTGGGAACATGCGTCTGTAATGAGAAAAATGGGAGGTGATAACTAAAGGCGTACTGAAATGACCAAATATACAAGCTACAAGCGTCAACGGTAATTAAATGTGGAACCCGATAATACTGAGCGCTGTGTTGCTCGTAACTGGGAATTATACTCGAGGGAACTTTTCTCGTAAAATTTGATTCATTTTAAATTGGTTAACTTACACGAACCACATATTTAAGCTTCCTTTAACTTGCAGTGACGCCCGTGGTTAATTAAAAGAAACTTAAGAAACACTTGCATGTATAAATGTCTACCGAGAGTCTTTTTCAGCCGATCAGCCTTATGCATATGTTATTATACACATCGCCCACCGTCGTTTTTAtgttgaaattacaaaatacacGTAAACTCTCTGGGGTTCATTAATAAATCAACGTTGACAATTTTAAATGAAACTTGAAGATTCATCTAAATTTACTCATTTTGATGTGAAAGTTTAGCAACTACAGCATACATGTCACAATAACAATACACATGAAAATCCCAAAGATTAAATTTGGTGGTCTGGTTCAGCTGAACGAACCTGGACGTTCAAATATAGTGCTATTGTACAAGCCTTACAAATGTAATAGGAAGGGTTAGCCGGTCTATATGAAGATCGTCCTACAAGGAAAACACGACAGCTTCTAGTACTACTGACGAGGGGTATTTGCAGTTACAATATACTTAGTACCTTCAGGTGTAAATGTCTTGGAAAACTCCTTTCAAGTAAATGTGCTGCATTTGCAATTGTAAAATCAAACATTCACTAACGCTGAAAATTGTGTCTGACATTTGATTTCTAAGGAGTGCTAAAATTCAAGTAACATGTCAAATTACCTGCCGTTCTTGGTCACGATCATTTCGTTGGTAAGGTTCTCAAATCGCTTCCACAAATCTACGTCCTCCAGCGAGATCTTGACGTCCCGCTCGCTTGGGTCTCCCTTCTTGGTACAGTCACTCATTTCGGTTTGTACGGCGTTGAGAAGGTGATTGACGTTGTACGCTGGCTGCTTCATGGCTAATGTACTCATACTATTTCTGAAAACAAGACGGAATAATGTAGTTGAACTTGACACACGAGTTGGTACTGTTACGTTTGCGAGTTCACTCGACGAATGACTGCTTGAGTTGAATGAACGGGCCCTATATGTGCGTTTACCAACTTGTGAATAATTACTCGTGTTGATACCAGCGGGGTACACAGAGCAAACCGcatcatgaatatgcaaataatataaaACTCCTCTGTGATTTTCGCCGCCTTGTTAATATTCATGTCCTGGCCAAGTGATTTGATTGGTCGCGGACGATATTTATTGGTTTCAATTACAAATTTGATTGTCCAAACGCCTTAATGTAATCCAGTGATTTTCACACCCTTTCTTGTCGTGGGAATAGATCAGAGTATTTGCCAAGTACATATTTTTGCACTTGAACCCAGCTGAGTGTCAAAAGGCCGGGTCGACTGAACTATAAGACAATGTCAAAAGTGTTAAAAATCGGTTTTAACTTTTTATAGTATCACAGCTACAAATTAGTGAACCAAACGGTCATAATTGAGAATCGATATCTCTTCTCTTATTTCGCCTCGATGAGCAAATAAAACATGGCCACTATTAGCTACTAACAATTCCTTCCACCCCTTTCCGTCATCAGGCGTAGTTGCAGGTATTTACTGAAGTTGTAAAAAATCGAAAGACGCCGACCGGACCTAGGCAGGGAGGAAATGCGATGGATACTTGCACACTTGTAAGTGTTCCGGGTGATTTGACTTGCTTTGTTGCCTTCTTGCTCAATATTTACAGATTCAATCATTTTGAACAAGGACAAGTGGTTGTCAATTTCCATCACCTCAATCAAAACTTGTTCACGGTTCAACCGTTCGCTTTGGGTGGtaacctttttttttctgtggTTAAATCCAGTGGACGCAGACGCCGCGTGCGACGGCGAATTCTTTGCCTTTCTTTGCATTCCCACCTTTTCCTTTGAAATACGCCGAAATTACCGCAAATCCAAAAAGAAGGGCGTGGTTATCCTCACTTGTCCGTTTTATGGGAGTTTGTTCATCTCTTTCTTTTTTGCCGCCGATTTCTGTTCATTGCAATTTGTTAGGACATTCCGCCCTTGTCTGTTTCATTCAATTAAGTAATATAGTTTGTTTTCACCTAGCTTCAATGGACACTGACTATTGTTAATTGCGACTTCTCCCATGTTTGTCAATTTCCCCCCTCCATGGATGACACCTGACCACCGCTTGTATGCAGTATACTAACCCAACGACTGTCAGCTTATTTGTAAACATTCCGATAGCTAACTCGGCTAAACGCGCAGAAAAGTCCTTTGAAGTTTGAAAGCATTGCGCCTCTCATTTGAAAGGCttataataaaaaatatcacgAGTGTCACTTTTCTGTGAAAACACACTTCAAATATTAGGTAAATTTCATGTAAAGTATTGTCAAGTACGATTTATGTATATCTCAGAGAGGTAACTGATAATTTCcgattttatttcatcaaacatTCGTTAATGTAACTTTAAAAAATTAATTACGGCAAAAAGCCCAATATATTAAGATGAAAAACCCCCTTACTTCCTCATTTCTTTGTTTCTATCTCTTCATCTTTTTCTCTCACTCTGTCATTCGTCTCCCTTTTATACTCCCCCTCTCAGTGTCTCTTAAAGCTTCGTCTCCCGTATCCCCTCTCGCCCTGTCTTTCCCTGTCGCTCTCTCCGCTCTCTATTCTCTCTCCATCctctccccacccccacccccctctctctctctctctctctctctctctctctctctctctctctctctctctttcacaAAGTTCAATCAATGCGTGTTCCTCAAATAGCACTAGATAGCACTCGTTGCATCAAGACTAGTTATAATAAACTCATTAATTGCGCTTTTTAAGCGAAACataagcatgtatgtatggaaaacataactatattttacttaTCGATATTTGTTTAGTACTCAATTAATGACTTGAACGTCTAATGTCACCACCAAGGCCCGTGTTATCGCCAATGACAAGACTTACACAGTTGTCGTGGTAACTACTTTCGTTTAGTCTTCTTTAGGATCCGTcattacagtaaaaaaaaattgaaagtcaCCAACGATATTTTTGACTTTCGAATTTCACAGGCATTATAACTTTGTGGCCGGCGTGTTATCAGACCACGATAAAGTTTTCGTCCCAGCAAAGTTTCCAGCAATTTGTGATCACGTATCAACCTTTTCTTTCTTACAAACACGTTGTTGCATCATTTGCGTGAGCATTTAtagttgtatatatttgttttcgtgATGTTTATGCCAGGTTGTACGGCCTCTAAGAAAACTTTACACTTATTACTTTTCCTAAAGCTCATCTCGACATCCAGCCTGCTACTTGAAATAAACCAAAGAATGGTTTGTTTGTCGGACAGTACAACATAGTTTGTCGTTTTGATGTTAAAAAATAGTCATAATCCAGAGTCACCATTAATTTACGAAAAGTCCGATT from Glandiceps talaboti chromosome 3, keGlaTala1.1, whole genome shotgun sequence carries:
- the LOC144433263 gene encoding T-box transcription factor T homolog 1-like, which gives rise to MSTLAMKQPAYNVNHLLNAVQTEMSDCTKKGDPSERDVKISLEDVDLWKRFENLTNEMIVTKNGRRMFPVLRVSVSGLDPNAMYSILLDFVASDNHRWKYVNGEWVPGGKPEAAAPSSVYIHPDSPNFGAHWMKQSISFTKVKLTNKLNGGGHIMLHSLHKYEPRVHIIKVGGSDKQRMIKTHTFRETRFIAVTAYQNEEITALKIKHNPFAKAFLDAKERYDGKDIIAEAHAHEMQQQCSQLGGWFLPGASPLCPAPDPRQFSALGLHGAPGCDRYNGLRSHRAAPYPSPYQKHPQTANGYPPESMVPTHDNWSGLPVTSHASAPQYPAMWPVSNTLTGTTANTAIPTGIIRASYAAIPTSVTATSSLHSGHSPVYDNTSADISITDAFAASSHHHTSATKPNGWSPLTPPSV